One region of Cydia fagiglandana chromosome 17, ilCydFagi1.1, whole genome shotgun sequence genomic DNA includes:
- the LOC134672801 gene encoding vesicle transport through interaction with t-SNAREs homolog 1A yields the protein MATLIQSYEQQYSVLTADITSKIGRLKLGHEDNRDQLTREIQANFEEANDLLEQLELESRGSAGSRVAAYRAELQRVRDEYRSVTNNAGGYTDTEENFEDWTSNDQRQKLLDNTERLERTGKTLTEGYRVVLETEQIGATVLQDLSLQRETIERSRGRLRETDEQLNRSSRLMNSMIMRALQDRFVLVMVFLVLGVLLCISLYFYVT from the exons ATGGCTACGTTGATTCAATCTTACGAGCAACAGTATTCAGTGCTTACTGCGGATATAACGTCTAAAATTGGACGACTCAAGTTAGGCCACGAag ATAATCGCGATCAGCTGACACGGGAAATTCAAGCAAATTTCGAGGAAGCGAATGATCTT CTTGAGCAGCTGGAGCTGGAGTCTCGCGGCAGCGCCGGTTCACGCGTAGCCGCGTATCGGGCAGAATTACAGCGCGTTCGCGATGAGTATCGCTCTGTCACTAACAACGCTGGAGGGT acACTGACACAGAGGAAAACTTTGAAGACTGGACATCAAATGACCAGCGACAGAAACTCCTGGACAACACGGAGCGGCTAGAACGAACAGGGAAGACTCTCACCGAGGGCTACAGGGTGGTCTTAGAGACGGAGCAGATTGGAGCCACCGTGCTCCAAGACTTGAGTCTGCAAAGGGAGACTATAGAAAGATCGAGAGGAAGG CTCCGCGAAACAGATGAGCAGCTAAACCGCTCATCCCGCCTGATGAACTCCATGATAATGCGGGCGCTGCAAGACCGCTTCGTGCTGGTTATGGTCTTCCTTGTCCTCGGTGTGTTGCTGTGCATCAGCCTCTATTTCTATGTCACGTAA
- the LOC134672749 gene encoding tyrosine-protein phosphatase non-receptor type 13-like: MLRSCDEDSGRSSCSAASIGLSPIIDSREKAHSIDTKSRYSKTHEASTNTDLKVSIRPRSYVDLIKSPDEREPFPSCRVSKHNRNSIFQLFDNARMGGLTNAHSTLEIGKSPLEQPNISNNAVSLSSVAVDKGIRKQPTNFRRGKPVQRAASRLYKAGGVSKGKDGCVGPEFIVRASQPAKHMDLTVSAISEKRVITVVLLNGQKVEILCDPNVVTAGQLFEALVHSEKYEHNFMLGIAILIGGDFVFLPDDYKIKKIAPEAWHKTGNKKKFVEEEIALTVFLRIKFFLPTNIARNIQGGEWRHRVYLQLRRATVEGQLTSVMQNLILLAGYALHIEFGEFSYREHGSADYFLLEHYLPETAITDDMSDVKLKMKRAHESRRGLDRNKAIINFITLAQTFRDYGAHFYSAIWATRDGFCRDVWLSIGPRGVTLYSRSNHISDEPGTTNRIVLQSLPWHHIHTFYYNKKSLYIMPNSHSGLSKIGVKYKLKMTDNKSYFTFWLASLHHRLYLKLYAKEDFINYLSDELSCPLNKDGTPKKAECSNYEDSYNLAVRNQLRTRRPVKRRFRVDIFGEKKTQDKENAKPNTEELLRRILSPQPSEENLTNCSNQGNTSNDGFSSSESCSLPRRRGVKMGTRVFNGMKSVVDKPNRRPESCVRADCDVTTTQSDSDDLELRQHCNVNSMKLLPERQYHQELTHTATAYVLESPKVYPDAFNYNAVSNDSCINTSLFEKLDNMECVQGERIFVTASLERDQMNALGLQVAEGSDGNVYIKSITSGGPADLCRKLLPGDQIISVNGHTLLNVKYDKALSMLQSAPKVVELIVLQNLKNSTMESKFDITGMSEKPRVGKEIANSTVALDGDITDDELLNEEALKTIYALIKLTKEKVISRMQDKASRQNTPIKSNLQKCFSEIKVYEESDIGNYSSQESTPQKKGTKFNTWRGQIPNGRPKRRPLSMSIPADVNLDLDNHMKNSLQSIQSSVDSLDKSIKSSSSKNVALPRNYGLGRRWLGPVRYPVTPCKNNPTGSAIADDNVIKRHFIYGTGDLDEDQIFL; this comes from the coding sequence ATGCTTCGAAGCTGCGATGAAGACTCAGGTCGTAGCTCCTGTTCAGCCGCTTCCATAGGCCTGAGCCCAATTATAGACAGCCGAGAAAAAGCACATTCCATAGATACTAAGTCTAGATATTCTAAAACCCATGAAGCAAGTACAAATACTGATTTAAAAGTTAGTATCCGTCCACGTAGCTATGTCGATCTCATCAAATCCCCTGATGAAAGGGAACCCTTTCCAAGCTGTAGAGTATCCAAGCATAATAGAAATTcgattttccaattatttgacAATGCGAGAATGGGTGGTCTGACTAACGCTCATTCCACTTTGGAAATAGGAAAAAGCCCATTAGAACAACCAAATATCTCTAATAATGCAGTATCTTTATCTTCTGTTGCTGTGGACAAAGGTATCAGAAAACAGCCAACAAATTTTAGGAGAGGAAAACCTGTTCAAAGAGCTGCTTCGAGATTATACAAAGCAGGAGGAGTCAGTAAAGGGAAAGATGGATGTGTGGGCCCAGAGTTTATAGTTCGGGCCTCTCAGCCTGCCAAACATATGGATTTGACTGTCTCAGCAATCTCGGAGAAGCGGGTCATAACTGTAGTTCTCCTTAATGGGCAAAAGGTGGAGATTCTTTGTGATCCTAATGTGGTAACAGCTGGACAACTTTTTGAAGCGCTGGTTCACAGTGAGAAGTATGAGCACAATTTTATGTTGGGCATTGCCATCCTGATAGGTGGCGACTTTGTCTTCCTACCAGAtgattataaaataaagaaaattgcCCCTGAAGCTTGGCATAAGACTGGTAACAAGAAGAAGTTTGTTGAAGAAGAAATTGCCTTAACAGTGTTCTTGAGGATAAAGTTCTTCTTACCCACAAATATAGCTAGGAACATCCAAGGTGGGGAATGGAGACACAGAGTATATTTACAACTAAGAAGAGCAACTGTGGAGGGCCAATTAACTTCAGTGATGCAGAATCTCATATTATTAGCAGGGTATGCTTTACACATAGAGTTTGGAGAATTCTCATATAGAGAACATGGCTCGGCAGATTACTTTTTACTTGAACATTATCTGCCAGAAACTGCCATTACTGATGACATGTCAGATGTCAAGTTAAAGATGAAAAGGGCACATGAATCTAGAAGAGGATTGGACAGGAATAAAGCTATAATAAACTTCATTACACTAGCACAGACATTTAGGGACTATGGAGCTCATTTCTACTCAGCTATATGGGCCACTAGAGATGGATTCTGCCGCGATGTGTGGCTCTCGATTGGACCAAGAGGCGTGACCCTTTACTCGCGAAGCAACCACATTTCTGATGAACCAGGAACGACCAACCGCATAGTCCTACAAAGCCTGCCGTGGCATCATATACACACATTCTATTACAACAAAAAGAGCCTATATATAATGCCTAACTCACACTCAGGCCTATCCAAAATCGGCGTTAAATACAAGTTAAAAATGACCGACAATAAAAGTTACTTTACATTCTGGCTAGCATCATTGCATCACAGGTTATATTTAAAGTTGTATGCAAAAGAGGACTTCATCAATTATTTATCGGACGAACTAAGCTGCCCTTTGAATAAGGATGGCACTCCCAAGAAAGCTGAATGCAGCAATTACGAAGACAGTTATAACTTGGCTGTAAGAAACCAATTAAGAACCAGGAGACCCGTTAAACGGAGGTTTAGGGTAGATATTTTTGGAGAAAAGAAGACTCAGGATAAGGAAAATGCGAAACCTAACACAGAAGAATTGTTGAGAAGGATACTCTCTCCGCAACCTAGTGAAGAGAATTTGACGAATTGCTCCAACCAAGGAAACACGTCCAATGACGGATTCTCCTCATCCGAAAGCTGTAGCTTACCACGAAGACGTGGAGTCAAAATGGGCACGCGAGTATTCAATGGAATGAAGTCGGTTGTGGACAAACCAAATCGCAGACCAGAAAGTTGCGTCAGAGCAGATTGCGATGTAACGACGACCCAGAGTGATTCAGATGACTTAGAACTGAGGCAACATTGCAATGTGAATAGTAtgaaactgttgccagaaagaCAATATCATCAAGAGCTGACGCATACAGCAACCGCTTACGTACTTGAATCCCCTAAGGTCTATCCCGATGCATTCAACTACAATGCAGTCAGTAATGATTCTTGCATAAACACTTCTCTATTTGAAAAGCTAGATAATATGGAATGTGTTCAAGGTGAAAGAATTTTTGTAACAGCTAGTTTAGAAAGGGATCAAATGAACGCCTTGGGATTGCAAGTGGCTGAAGGCTCTGATGGCAATGTTTACATTAAATCTATCACTTCAGGTGGCCCAGCTGATTTATGTAGAAAACTTCTTCCAGGGGACCAAATTATATCAGTTAACGGACATACTTTACTCAACGTGAAGTACGATAAAGCATTATCAATGCTACAATCGGCACCGAAAGTCGTAGAATTAATTGTTCTACAAAACTTGAAGAATTCCACAATGGAGTCAAAATTTGATATTACGGGTATGTCGGAAAAACCAAGAGTAGGTAAAGAAATTGCAAATAGCACAGTTGCTCTGGATGGAGACATAACAGACGATGAATTACTTAACGAAGAAGCTTTAAAGACAATTTACGCTTTAATAAAACTAACGAAAGAGAAAGTAATAAGTCGAATGCAGGACAAGGCGAGCCGGCAGAACACTCCCATAAAAAGTAACCTGCAGAAATGTTTCTCGGAGATAAAAGTGTACGAAGAATCTGACATAGGAAATTACTCTTCCCAAGAAAGTACTCCCCAGAAAAAAGGCACGAAGTTTAACACTTGGAGGGGTCAAATACCTAATGGTAGACCAAAACGAAGACCGCTCAGCATGAGCATACCCGCTGATGTCAATCTAGACTTAGATAACCATATGAAAAACTCATTACAATCCATCCAGTCATCTGTGGACAGTTTAGATAAGTCTATTAAAAGTTCTTCCTCGAAAAACGTAGCGCTGCCAAGAAACTATGGCCTTGGGAGGAGATGGCTGGGCCCTGTCAGATACCCAGTCACCCCTTGCAAGAACAACCCCACCGGGAGTGCAATAGCGGACGATAATGTTATTAAAAGACATTTTATATACGGTACTGGAGATTTAGATGAGGATCAgatatttttataa
- the LOC134672783 gene encoding heat shock protein 60A-like — MLRLPRVVRHSISLNKCHHNARFYAKDVRFGADVRALMLQGVDVLADAVAVTMGPKGRNVILEQSWGSPKITKDGVTVAKGVELKDKFQNIGAKLVQNVANNTNEEAGDGTTTATVLARAIAKEGFEKISKGANPIEIRRGVMLAVDAVKDKLKSMSKPVTTPEEIAQVATISANGDTAIGQLISDAMKRVGKDGVITVKDGKTLTDELEVIEGMKFDRGYISPYFINSSKGAKVEFQDALVLFSEKKISNVQTIIPALELANQQRKPLVIVAEDVDGEALSTLVVNRLKIGLQVAAVKAPGFGDNRKATLSDMAIAAGGVVFGDDANLIKLEDVQLSDLGQVGEVTITKDDTLLLKGKGKKSDIDRRAEQIRDQIAETTSEYEKEKLQERLARLASGVAVLHVGGSSEVEVNEKKDRVTDALNATRAAVEEGIVPGGGSALLRCIPTLEALKTANSDQSTGVEIIKKALRMPCMTIARNAGIDGSVVVAKVEDLGPEFGYDALNNEYVNMIEKGIIDPTKVVRTALTDASGVASLLTTAEAVICDMPAEKDPNPMAGMGGMGGMGGMGGMGGMM, encoded by the coding sequence ATGTTGCGATTACCTCGAGTTGTTCGCCATTCCATCTCTTTAAACAAATGTCACCATAACGCCAGATTTTATGCTAAAGATGTGAGATTCGGTGCTGATGTAAGAGCCCTCATGCTGCAAGGTGTGGATGTCCTAGCCGACGCGGTAGCAGTCACAATGGGCCCGAAAGGCCGAAACGTCATTTTGGAACAATCGTGGGGCTCTCCGAAAATAACCAAAGACGGCGTGACAGTTGCTAAGGGAGTAGAACTGAAAGATAAATTCCAGAACATCGGCGCAAAACTGGTGCAGAACGTGGCCAATAACACCAACGAGGAGGCCGGCGATGGTACCACGACCGCCACAGTGCTCGCGCGCGCGATCGCAAAGGAGGGCTTCGAGAAAATCTCAAAGGGTGCGAATCCTATTGAGATTAGACGCGGCGTGATGCTAGCGGTGGACGCGGTGAAGGACAAGCTGAAGTCGATGTCGAAGCCGGTGACGACCCCCGAGGAAATCGCGCAGGTCGCGACCATCTCCGCTAACGGCGACACTGCCATCGGCCAGCTTATCTCTGACGCCATGAAACGCGTCGGCAAGGATGGTGTCATCACCGTAAAGGACGGCAAGACCCTCACCGACGAACTCGAAGTCATTGAAGGTATGAAATTCGACAGAGGATACATTTCACCATATTTCATCAACTCCTCCAAGGGTGCTAAAGTCGAGTTCCAAGATGCTCTAGTCCTGTTCTCTGAGAAGAAAATCAGCAATGTGCAGACCATCATTCCTGCCCTGGAGCTGGCCAACCAACAAAGGAAACCTCTGGTTATTGTTGCCGAAGATGTTGATGGCGAGGCACTGTCAACCTTGGTTGTGAACAGACTGAAGATTGGTCTTCAGGTAGCGGCTGTCAAGGCTCCTGGTTTCGGAGATAACCGTAAGGCTACCCTCAGTGACATGGCCATTGCCGCTGGTGGTGTTGTGTTTGGAGATGATGCCAATCTCATCAAGCTCGAAGATGTGCAGCTCTCAGACTTAGGACAGGTTGGAGAAGTCACTATTACTAAGGATGACACCCTTCTTCTGAAAGGAAAGGGCAAGAAGTCTGACATTGACAGAAGGGCTGAACAGATTCGTGACCAGATTGCTGAGACTACTTCAGAGTATGAGAAAGAGAAGCTGCAAGAGCGCTTGGCGCGCCTCGCATCCGGCGTCGCTGTTCTCCATGTTGGAGGCTCCAGCGAGGTTGAGGTCAACGAGAAGAAGGACCGCGTCACTGACGCCCTGAATGCCACCCGTGCCGCTGTTGAGGAGGGTATTGTCCCCGGAGGTGGCTCAGCTCTCCTCAGATGCATCCCCACCCTTGAGGCCCTCAAAACTGCTAACAGTGACCAGTCCACAGGAGTAGAAATCATCAAAAAGGCCCTAAGAATGCCATGCATGACCATTGCCCGGAACGCAGGCATTGATGGATCTGTAGTTGTTGCCAAAGTTGAAGACTTGGGACCCGAATTCGGATATGACGCGCTTAACAATGAATATGTTAATATGATTGAAAAGGGAATTATTGATCCCACCAAGGTTGTAAGGACAGCTCTTACTGATGCCAGCGGAGTAGCATCCCTATTGACGACAGCCGAGGCAGTCATCTGCGACATGCCTGCTGAGAAGGACCCTAACCCTATGGCTGGCATGGGAGGCATGGGTGGCATGGGAGGTATGGGAGGAATGGGAGGCATGATGTAA